In a genomic window of Nitrosarchaeum sp.:
- the fsa gene encoding fructose-6-phosphate aldolase, which translates to MKIFLDSANLESIRKFNDMGLLDGITTNPSLMSKEGGNPKDVMQEITKIIKGDVSLEVVSTEYSEMIEEGKRLRQYGNNVVVKVPMTSDGLKACKSLSSEGIPVNVTLVFSPNQALLAAKSGAKYVSPFIGRLDDIGQDGMKLIKDIKEIFDNYKDDFKTQILVASIRHPLHVIDAAKTGAHVVTLPPSVLDKMLQHPLTTIGLENFLSDWKKLKDGNSDIKI; encoded by the coding sequence ATGAAAATTTTTCTTGATAGTGCAAATTTAGAATCCATCAGAAAATTCAATGATATGGGTTTGTTGGATGGAATTACTACAAATCCCTCTCTCATGTCAAAAGAGGGAGGTAATCCAAAAGACGTTATGCAAGAAATCACCAAAATTATCAAAGGTGATGTTAGCCTGGAAGTTGTAAGTACTGAATATTCTGAAATGATTGAAGAAGGAAAACGTTTGCGTCAATACGGCAACAATGTTGTTGTTAAAGTCCCAATGACTTCTGATGGTTTGAAGGCCTGCAAATCTCTTTCATCCGAAGGAATCCCTGTAAATGTTACCTTGGTTTTTTCTCCAAACCAAGCATTGCTAGCTGCAAAATCAGGGGCAAAATATGTTAGCCCATTTATCGGTCGATTGGATGATATTGGTCAAGACGGAATGAAATTGATTAAAGACATTAAGGAAATATTTGACAATTATAAGGATGATTTTAAAACACAGATTCTTGTTGCAAGTATTCGTCATCCTCTACATGTTATTGATGCCGCAAAAACTGGAGCACACGTTGTAACTTTACCTCCAAGTGTTCTAGATAAAATGCTCCAACACCCATTAACAACTATCGGGCTGGAGAATTTTCTATCTGATTGGAAAAAACTCAAAGATGGAAATTCTGATATCAAAATTTAA